One window of the Hyphomicrobiales bacterium genome contains the following:
- the phaZ gene encoding polyhydroxyalkanoate depolymerase, with amino-acid sequence MSFYFLHEMTHATMSPWRTMAETTRALVNNSMSPLANTPVVRSLDAGFEVFERATRQYGKPAFGITEIEIDGVPLSVSEKTVWSDTFCNLIQFQRMAPAGQGPDMEGRLSKVVVVAPMSGHYSTLLRGTVEGLLPYHDVYITDWVDARQVPITDGSFDLDDYIDYVINIAHHFEGDVHFVAVCQPSVPVLAAVARMEELGDPLAPKSMTLMGGPIDTRINPTVVNDLAQKNDLDWFENNVIMTVPFPHPGVMRRVYPGFLQLSGFMSMNLDRHVSAQREFYNHLVEGDGESADKHREFYDEYMAVMDLTAEFYLQTVDTVFIRHALATGDMMHRDELVKTEAIKNVALLTVEGEKDDISGVGQTEAAHSLCSNIPDSKRMHYVQPEVGHYGVFNGSRFRKGIRPKITEFVLKADQRTKLAPKPAKGKKVVPAKKAAKS; translated from the coding sequence ATGTCGTTTTATTTCTTGCACGAAATGACCCATGCGACCATGAGCCCATGGCGTACAATGGCTGAAACCACGCGTGCACTCGTCAATAATTCGATGAGCCCACTGGCGAACACGCCGGTTGTGAGATCGCTTGATGCGGGTTTTGAAGTGTTTGAACGGGCAACACGCCAATATGGCAAACCGGCTTTCGGCATTACAGAAATTGAAATCGACGGCGTGCCATTAAGCGTGTCTGAAAAAACGGTGTGGTCAGATACCTTTTGTAACTTGATCCAGTTTCAACGCATGGCGCCAGCTGGCCAAGGGCCTGACATGGAAGGTCGCCTTTCCAAAGTTGTGGTTGTGGCTCCAATGTCTGGGCATTATTCAACATTGTTACGAGGAACTGTTGAAGGATTGCTCCCTTATCATGATGTCTACATCACTGATTGGGTCGATGCCCGCCAGGTTCCAATCACAGACGGTTCTTTCGATCTTGATGATTATATTGATTACGTCATCAACATTGCTCATCATTTTGAGGGTGATGTTCACTTTGTCGCTGTATGCCAGCCGTCAGTTCCTGTTCTAGCAGCTGTTGCACGCATGGAAGAACTTGGAGATCCGCTTGCGCCAAAATCAATGACATTGATGGGTGGGCCAATTGATACGCGGATCAATCCAACGGTCGTGAACGACCTAGCGCAGAAAAACGATCTCGATTGGTTTGAAAACAACGTCATAATGACTGTTCCTTTCCCGCATCCTGGTGTCATGCGCCGAGTTTATCCAGGCTTCTTGCAACTCTCAGGTTTCATGAGCATGAATTTGGATCGCCATGTGAGTGCGCAGCGTGAGTTTTATAATCACCTTGTCGAAGGTGATGGGGAATCGGCTGACAAACACCGTGAGTTTTATGACGAATATATGGCTGTGATGGATTTAACGGCTGAGTTTTACCTCCAAACGGTTGACACAGTTTTCATTCGTCATGCTCTTGCAACAGGCGACATGATGCACCGTGATGAATTGGTGAAAACGGAAGCCATCAAGAATGTGGCTCTATTGACGGTTGAAGGTGAGAAAGACGACATTTCTGGTGTTGGTCAAACAGAAGCCGCTCATTCCCTCTGCTCGAATATTCCAGATAGCAAACGGATGCATTATGTGCAGCCTGAAGTCGGCCATTATGGCGTGTTCAATGGTTCGCGCTTTAGAAAAGGTATCCGACCTAAGATTACAGAGTTCGTTCTAAAAGCTGACCAGCGCACAAAATTAGCGCCAAAACCCGCTAAGGGTAAAAAGGTTGTGCCTGCTAAAAAAGCAGCCAAAAGCTAA